One Nitrospina watsonii DNA segment encodes these proteins:
- a CDS encoding sugar phosphate nucleotidyltransferase has product MQGQGLAVIILAAGQGKRMQSDLPKVLHPLAGRPLLVHVLDGVQALAPERILIVVGYQADRVRPVCAGYPVEFVEQTEQLGTGHAVMQAEAALQDFTGDVLILCGDMPLIRPETLRPLLLSHRASQAPCTLLSLKSNEKKDFGRVIRQADGSVGRIVENKDASPEEKTVDEYNSGVYCFEKSILFKALKGIGHRNAQQEYYLTDTVSRITEGGQAIQAIQTGDASEIFGINSIEDLNTAEQLFSERASNS; this is encoded by the coding sequence ATGCAAGGCCAAGGTTTAGCGGTCATCATCCTTGCGGCGGGGCAGGGCAAGCGCATGCAGTCGGACCTGCCCAAGGTGCTGCACCCGCTGGCAGGGCGGCCGCTTTTGGTCCACGTCCTGGACGGAGTGCAGGCTCTGGCCCCGGAGCGGATATTGATTGTAGTGGGCTACCAGGCCGACCGCGTGCGCCCGGTCTGTGCGGGCTATCCTGTTGAGTTTGTAGAACAAACTGAGCAACTCGGTACCGGTCATGCGGTGATGCAGGCCGAGGCCGCGCTTCAGGATTTCACCGGCGATGTCCTGATTTTGTGCGGGGACATGCCGCTGATCCGTCCCGAAACGCTGCGTCCCCTCCTGCTCAGTCATCGCGCATCCCAGGCACCCTGTACGCTGCTGAGTCTGAAATCCAACGAAAAGAAAGATTTCGGACGGGTGATCCGGCAGGCCGATGGCAGCGTCGGGCGCATTGTGGAAAACAAGGACGCCAGCCCCGAGGAAAAAACAGTTGACGAATACAATTCGGGAGTTTATTGTTTTGAAAAGAGTATTCTTTTCAAGGCTTTAAAGGGTATTGGCCATCGCAACGCCCAACAGGAATACTACCTGACCGATACCGTCTCCCGCATCACGGAGGGGGGGCAGGCCATCCAGGCCATTCAAACCGGGGACGCCTCCGAAATTTTTGGTATCAATTCCATCGAGGATCTCAACACCGCGGAGCAACTTTTTTCCGAGCGCGCCTCGAACTCCTGA
- a CDS encoding helix-turn-helix domain-containing protein — protein sequence MDKTSKDIRCFLEKWLHKSVKQYVSEMDGNEKGDLYGLLVCGLEKPLLEIVLEETQGNQTKAANILGINRNTLRKKVQEYRIQCKAKV from the coding sequence ATGGATAAAACTTCCAAAGATATTCGCTGTTTTTTGGAAAAATGGCTCCATAAGAGTGTCAAGCAATACGTCTCCGAGATGGATGGGAATGAAAAGGGAGATCTTTACGGCCTCCTGGTTTGTGGATTGGAAAAACCCCTTCTTGAAATTGTGCTGGAAGAAACCCAGGGCAACCAAACCAAAGCGGCCAACATTCTGGGGATCAACCGCAACACTCTCCGTAAAAAAGTTCAGGAATACAGGATTCAATGCAAGGCCAAGGTTTAG
- a CDS encoding SAM hydrolase/SAM-dependent halogenase family protein has translation MHPVITLTTDFGLNDPYVGIMKGVILNIAPDAQLVDLTHQIRPQNILQAALVVKTAHSYFPKGTVHVVVVDPGVGGVRRPIGIKNNGYWFVGPDNGVFTSVIDSQALCYELTAEKYFLKDVSTTFHGRDIFSPVAAWLAQGKTLRAFGHKIADPETLDWPLPKFDGKTISGEVIYVDHFGNLTTNIDAGLLEGVFEHPESLEVQLARKTLKGPVNSYSEAREGSPGVIINSWHALEIFYRENNAAEKLKVKIGTPVRVTQAR, from the coding sequence ATGCATCCTGTAATCACCCTCACCACGGATTTCGGACTCAACGATCCGTACGTCGGCATCATGAAAGGCGTGATCCTGAACATTGCGCCCGATGCACAACTGGTGGACCTCACGCATCAGATCCGTCCGCAGAATATTTTACAGGCGGCACTGGTGGTGAAAACCGCGCACTCTTATTTCCCGAAAGGCACCGTGCACGTGGTGGTGGTGGACCCCGGCGTCGGCGGCGTACGCCGGCCCATTGGGATCAAGAACAACGGTTACTGGTTTGTCGGCCCGGACAACGGCGTGTTCACATCGGTGATCGATTCACAGGCCCTGTGTTACGAACTGACCGCTGAAAAGTATTTTTTGAAAGACGTCTCGACCACCTTTCACGGGCGCGACATCTTTTCGCCGGTGGCGGCATGGCTGGCGCAGGGCAAAACCTTGCGGGCATTCGGCCACAAGATCGCCGATCCGGAAACGCTGGACTGGCCGCTGCCCAAATTCGACGGCAAGACGATTTCAGGGGAAGTCATTTATGTCGATCACTTCGGCAACCTGACCACCAACATCGACGCCGGTTTGCTGGAGGGTGTGTTTGAACATCCCGAAAGTCTGGAAGTGCAACTGGCGCGCAAAACGCTGAAAGGCCCGGTCAACAGTTACTCCGAAGCAAGAGAAGGTTCACCGGGAGTCATCATCAACAGCTGGCATGCCCTCGAAATTTTTTATCGGGAAAACAATGCGGCTGAAAAGCTAAAAGTTAAAATCGGGACCCCGGTGCGCGTCACCCAGGCCCGGTAA
- the hisB gene encoding imidazoleglycerol-phosphate dehydratase HisB, with translation MDRCSQIKRKTSETEIEVSLVIDGSGQSEIQTPIPFLDHMLAQLTRHGYFDLQLKAKGDIEIDFHHTVEDVGITLGQAFDKALGDKKGIRRFASSSVPLNEALAECVVDISGRSFFVFNIDLPKTKLGQFDVELVPEFFQAFSANSGITLHMNSPYWSNLHHIVEASFKAFAKALDQACALDPRSDVIPSTKGKL, from the coding sequence ATGGACAGATGCTCCCAGATCAAACGCAAAACCAGCGAAACCGAAATTGAAGTCAGCCTGGTCATCGACGGCAGCGGGCAAAGCGAGATTCAGACCCCCATTCCGTTCCTCGACCACATGTTGGCGCAACTGACCCGCCACGGATATTTCGATCTTCAACTGAAAGCCAAAGGTGACATCGAGATCGATTTCCACCACACGGTGGAGGATGTCGGCATCACCCTGGGGCAGGCCTTCGACAAGGCGCTGGGCGATAAAAAAGGCATCCGCCGTTTTGCCAGTTCCAGCGTTCCTCTCAACGAAGCGCTGGCCGAGTGCGTGGTGGATATCAGTGGACGTTCCTTTTTCGTGTTCAACATCGACCTCCCCAAAACCAAACTCGGTCAGTTCGACGTGGAGTTGGTGCCGGAGTTCTTCCAGGCGTTTTCCGCCAACAGCGGCATCACCCTGCACATGAACTCGCCCTATTGGAGCAACCTGCATCATATCGTCGAAGCGTCGTTCAAGGCGTTTGCGAAGGCGCTCGACCAGGCCTGCGCGCTGGACCCGCGGTCGGACGTGATTCCCTCCACCAAGGGCAAATTGTAA
- the dxs gene encoding 1-deoxy-D-xylulose-5-phosphate synthase, producing MSKFLQKINSPQDVKSLNREDLPDLAAEIRDALLNTISKTGGHLGSNMGVVELTIALHYVYESPKDMFIWDVGHQSYVHKLLTGRKERFHTLRQYDGLSGFTKREENEHDHWNCGHGGTSISAAVAFAKARDLKKEDYNVLAVIGDGSMTAGMAFEGLNHTGHLQTDMVVVLNDNEMSISTNVGGMSAHLSQIMTGQVMTKIKREIDQLLLAIPGIGKDISHYAHKLDEAIKGVFIPGRLFEDLGFRYIGPVDGHNTEALIDCFESIKDLKGPTLVHVITRKGKGYKVAEDEADVWHGASPFDIETGTFHKKASNPNYTSVFAQAMIDLAKEDESIIGITAAMPDGTGISKFGKEFPERTFDVGMAEQHAVDFAGAMALKGLRPVAAIYSTFLQRAYDQVVHDVCLMNIPVVFAMDRAGIVGEDGATHQGLYDIAYLRTLPNMVIMAPKDENEMRHMLKTAIYHDGPAALRYPRGAGLGVDLDPKMKELEIGKGEVIQDGKDIALIAYGHMVRPAEEVAAKLEEKGISVAVINARFVKPLDEELVLRYAHSTQCMVTLEEHSVQGGFGSAVLEALHKEPSERAFQVKCIGVGDLVVEHGAPALVRRDLKIDHNGLLETISDFYDQVMEISPVAGMGHQGNGNHNHSSNGNKENVANPPLRSDLRKSAIL from the coding sequence ATGAGCAAATTCTTGCAAAAAATCAACAGTCCCCAGGACGTGAAAAGTTTGAACCGTGAAGACCTGCCGGATCTGGCAGCGGAAATTCGCGATGCCCTGTTGAACACCATTTCCAAAACGGGGGGGCACCTGGGTTCGAACATGGGCGTGGTGGAGTTGACCATCGCCCTGCACTATGTCTATGAAAGCCCCAAAGACATGTTCATCTGGGATGTGGGCCACCAGAGTTATGTGCACAAACTGTTGACCGGACGCAAGGAACGGTTTCACACGCTGCGCCAGTACGATGGATTGAGCGGGTTCACCAAGCGTGAAGAGAATGAACACGATCACTGGAATTGCGGCCACGGCGGCACGTCCATTTCCGCGGCGGTGGCCTTCGCCAAGGCGCGCGACCTGAAAAAAGAAGATTACAACGTGCTGGCTGTCATCGGCGATGGGTCGATGACTGCGGGCATGGCATTTGAAGGCCTGAATCACACCGGTCATTTGCAGACCGACATGGTGGTGGTGCTCAACGACAACGAGATGTCGATCTCGACCAACGTCGGCGGCATGTCGGCGCATCTGAGCCAGATCATGACCGGGCAGGTGATGACCAAGATCAAGCGCGAGATCGACCAGCTTTTACTCGCCATTCCGGGCATCGGCAAAGATATCTCCCACTATGCGCACAAACTGGACGAAGCCATCAAGGGTGTGTTCATCCCCGGGCGGTTGTTCGAAGACCTCGGATTCCGTTACATCGGGCCGGTGGACGGACACAACACGGAAGCGTTGATCGATTGCTTTGAGTCCATTAAAGATTTGAAGGGACCGACGCTGGTCCATGTCATCACGCGCAAGGGCAAAGGTTATAAAGTGGCTGAAGATGAAGCCGATGTGTGGCACGGCGCTTCTCCGTTTGATATCGAAACCGGAACGTTTCACAAGAAAGCCTCGAACCCGAACTACACCTCGGTGTTTGCACAGGCCATGATCGATCTGGCCAAGGAAGACGAAAGCATCATCGGCATCACCGCCGCCATGCCGGACGGCACGGGCATCAGCAAGTTCGGCAAGGAATTTCCGGAACGGACCTTCGACGTCGGCATGGCCGAGCAGCACGCGGTGGACTTCGCCGGGGCCATGGCTCTGAAAGGACTGCGTCCGGTTGCGGCCATTTATTCCACGTTTCTGCAGCGGGCCTACGACCAGGTGGTGCACGATGTCTGCCTGATGAACATTCCGGTTGTATTCGCCATGGACCGCGCCGGTATCGTTGGTGAAGACGGGGCCACGCATCAGGGTCTGTACGACATCGCGTACCTGCGCACGTTGCCGAACATGGTGATCATGGCGCCGAAAGATGAAAATGAAATGCGTCACATGCTGAAAACCGCCATCTATCACGATGGCCCCGCCGCACTGCGTTACCCGCGGGGAGCGGGGTTGGGTGTCGATCTCGACCCCAAAATGAAGGAACTGGAAATCGGCAAGGGCGAGGTCATTCAGGATGGCAAGGACATCGCACTCATCGCCTATGGCCACATGGTGCGCCCGGCGGAAGAGGTGGCGGCGAAACTCGAAGAAAAAGGCATCAGCGTTGCGGTCATCAATGCCCGCTTCGTCAAACCGTTGGATGAAGAACTGGTTCTGCGTTATGCGCATTCCACGCAGTGCATGGTGACTCTGGAGGAACATTCCGTGCAGGGCGGGTTCGGTTCCGCTGTGCTGGAAGCGCTTCATAAGGAGCCAAGCGAACGGGCGTTTCAGGTGAAATGCATCGGTGTGGGCGATCTCGTTGTCGAGCACGGAGCGCCTGCGCTGGTACGCCGGGATCTTAAAATAGACCACAACGGCCTGCTCGAAACCATTTCCGACTTTTATGATCAGGTCATGGAAATTTCCCCGGTTGCGGGAATGGGGCATCAGGGCAATGGCAATCACAATCATTCATCCAACGGAAATAAAGAAAACGTTGCAAACCCCCCTCTCAGGAGCGACCTGAGAAAATCGGCTATCTTGTAA
- the hisH gene encoding imidazole glycerol phosphate synthase subunit HisH — protein MIAIIDYGMGNLRSVHKAFEAVGADACVTRDPAAIASAHSVVLPGVGAFKDCMANLDQLGLIDPVRKSIQSGKPFLGICLGLQLLFEQSVEFGTVPGLGVLPGKVIRFDFDDASDLKVPHMGWNTLNLKKSSPLFDPAEPHPYFYFVHSYYVMPDNADTVVTTTQYGREFVSGIEYQNIHAFQFHPEKSQKAGLKLLEKFAQLN, from the coding sequence ATGATCGCCATCATCGACTACGGGATGGGCAACCTGCGGTCGGTGCACAAAGCCTTCGAGGCCGTCGGCGCCGATGCCTGCGTCACCCGCGATCCGGCGGCCATCGCTTCCGCCCATTCCGTTGTGCTCCCCGGCGTCGGCGCGTTCAAGGATTGCATGGCCAATCTCGACCAGCTGGGCCTGATCGATCCCGTTCGCAAGTCCATCCAGAGCGGCAAGCCGTTCCTTGGCATTTGTCTCGGATTGCAGTTGCTGTTCGAACAGAGCGTCGAGTTCGGCACGGTGCCGGGACTGGGTGTGCTGCCGGGCAAGGTGATCCGATTCGACTTTGACGACGCCAGCGATCTCAAAGTGCCGCACATGGGCTGGAACACGTTGAACCTCAAAAAGAGTTCGCCGCTGTTCGACCCGGCGGAACCGCATCCTTATTTTTATTTCGTTCACTCTTACTACGTGATGCCGGACAATGCAGATACCGTGGTCACCACCACCCAGTATGGCCGCGAGTTTGTGTCCGGGATTGAATATCAGAATATCCACGCCTTCCAATTCCATCCGGAAAAAAGCCAGAAAGCCGGCCTGAAATTGCTGGAAAAGTTCGCGCAGTTGAACTGA
- the mtaB gene encoding tRNA (N(6)-L-threonylcarbamoyladenosine(37)-C(2))-methylthiotransferase MtaB, protein MKVAFSTLGCRTNQNDTAEMQTLLENEGFTIVDANHPADIYVINSCTVTAKSDASSRQAVKRSLAINEDAMVVFTGCYAQNNPEEVRQISGLDVLLGNANKLEILAAIRRRLEHLQSRDVFGDPEVVMTDITKSWDFKTIPVTEFGGKSKAFIKVQTGCDESCTFCTVARARGRSISDERENILNNVRCSLDAGFKEITLTGINLGTYGMDKSPPETFSSLVEDIANLDGDFRLRISSINPMEIDDHLIDLMAERDNICPHFHIPLQSGDDTVLAGMKRNYDSGNYRTVVERAAERIDHLGLGADVIVGFPGETDAMYENTYRLVEELPFTYLHVFSYSPRQGTDAFRMKNDVPKAVKKERNRRLTELGRDKALAFRQRLEGHTLSVLVESSRDPATGRLRGHSENFIPVLIDEEDTLMNQIVPVHIQDVYGQQVSGCIL, encoded by the coding sequence ATGAAAGTCGCCTTCAGCACACTCGGTTGCCGGACCAACCAGAACGACACCGCGGAGATGCAAACGCTTCTGGAAAATGAGGGGTTTACCATCGTCGATGCAAACCACCCGGCGGACATTTACGTCATCAACTCCTGCACCGTGACGGCCAAAAGCGACGCCAGTTCCCGGCAGGCGGTCAAGCGGTCTTTGGCCATCAACGAAGACGCCATGGTCGTCTTCACCGGTTGTTACGCGCAGAACAACCCGGAAGAAGTCCGGCAGATTTCCGGACTGGACGTGCTGCTGGGCAACGCCAACAAGCTGGAAATCCTTGCAGCCATCCGCCGGCGGCTCGAACACCTCCAAAGCAGGGACGTGTTCGGCGATCCCGAAGTGGTGATGACCGACATCACCAAGAGCTGGGATTTCAAAACCATTCCGGTGACGGAATTCGGTGGCAAGTCGAAGGCCTTCATCAAGGTTCAAACCGGGTGCGATGAATCGTGCACGTTCTGCACCGTAGCGCGGGCGCGCGGCCGCTCCATCAGCGACGAGCGGGAAAACATTCTCAACAACGTGCGCTGTTCGCTCGATGCCGGCTTCAAGGAAATCACGCTGACCGGCATCAATCTGGGCACCTATGGCATGGACAAATCGCCGCCGGAAACATTTTCCTCTTTGGTGGAAGACATCGCCAATCTCGATGGGGACTTCCGCCTGCGTATCAGCAGCATCAACCCGATGGAGATCGACGATCATCTGATCGACCTGATGGCGGAGCGCGACAACATCTGCCCGCATTTTCACATCCCGTTGCAAAGCGGGGACGACACGGTCCTTGCCGGGATGAAACGCAACTACGACTCCGGCAATTACCGCACCGTGGTCGAGCGGGCCGCCGAGCGCATTGACCACCTCGGTCTGGGTGCGGATGTCATCGTTGGGTTTCCAGGAGAAACCGATGCCATGTACGAGAACACATACCGGTTGGTGGAGGAGTTGCCCTTCACCTACCTGCACGTGTTCAGCTATTCACCACGCCAGGGAACGGATGCGTTTCGCATGAAAAACGACGTGCCCAAGGCAGTGAAAAAAGAACGCAACCGGAGGCTGACGGAACTGGGCCGGGACAAGGCGCTGGCTTTCCGGCAACGGCTGGAGGGCCACACGCTTTCTGTTCTGGTTGAAAGCAGCCGCGATCCCGCAACGGGCCGGTTGCGCGGTCATTCCGAAAACTTCATCCCGGTTCTCATCGACGAAGAAGACACACTGATGAATCAGATCGTGCCAGTCCACATTCAGGATGTTTACGGCCAACAGGTTTCCGGATGCATCCTGTAA
- the nhaD gene encoding sodium:proton antiporter NhaD, whose translation MQDFTTTWAGYICLIAFVAGYSLVVLEEKIHMRKSKPVILAGCFMWFIVGLYQALNGIGGDAAHHYIKELIAEIGELFFFLLAAMTYINTLAERNVFNSLRAWLLSRGLGFRKLFWATGIITFFLSPLADNLTSALLMSTVALAVSQGNRRFITLAFINIVVAANAGGAYSPFGDITTLMVWTAHKVETQQFIYLILPSFVNWIIPALCMFPFLPKEFPEVPKESIPIKEGGKVVIVMGILTVATAVSFHHFLHLPPYLGMMFGLGALMVYGYFLKIRPDKKEYETGLYGEIHKSETKRFDIFNKIATVEFDTLLFFFGVLTAVGALQYLGYLALVSQNMYQAIGPTWSNIIVGILSAIVDNIPVMFAVLKMDPAMGLDQWLLITLTTGTGGSLLSIGSAAGVAVMGVDRANYTFISHLKWSWTIALGYAASLVTWYLVTGSLR comes from the coding sequence ATGCAAGACTTTACAACGACCTGGGCCGGTTACATTTGCCTCATCGCATTTGTGGCCGGATACTCCCTTGTGGTCCTGGAAGAAAAGATCCACATGCGCAAATCCAAACCAGTGATCCTGGCCGGTTGTTTCATGTGGTTCATCGTCGGCCTTTATCAAGCCCTGAACGGCATTGGTGGCGATGCGGCGCACCACTACATCAAAGAACTGATCGCCGAAATCGGCGAACTGTTTTTCTTTCTGCTGGCCGCGATGACTTACATCAATACCCTGGCAGAGCGCAATGTCTTCAATTCCCTGCGCGCCTGGCTGTTGAGCCGGGGGCTGGGATTCCGCAAGCTGTTCTGGGCGACCGGCATCATCACGTTCTTCCTGTCGCCCCTCGCCGACAACCTGACCAGCGCCCTGCTGATGTCCACGGTCGCGCTCGCTGTCAGCCAGGGCAACCGTCGATTCATCACGCTGGCCTTCATCAACATCGTGGTGGCGGCCAATGCCGGTGGCGCTTACAGTCCGTTCGGTGACATCACCACCCTCATGGTGTGGACCGCCCACAAGGTGGAGACGCAGCAATTCATCTACCTGATCCTGCCTTCGTTTGTGAACTGGATCATCCCGGCGCTTTGCATGTTCCCGTTTCTGCCGAAAGAGTTTCCGGAAGTACCGAAGGAAAGCATCCCGATCAAGGAAGGCGGTAAAGTGGTCATCGTCATGGGTATCCTCACCGTCGCCACCGCCGTCAGTTTTCATCACTTCCTGCACCTGCCACCTTACCTCGGCATGATGTTCGGGCTGGGCGCGTTGATGGTCTATGGATACTTCCTGAAAATCCGGCCGGACAAAAAAGAATACGAAACCGGCCTTTACGGGGAGATCCATAAAAGTGAAACCAAGCGTTTCGACATCTTCAACAAAATCGCCACCGTGGAATTCGACACGCTGCTGTTTTTCTTCGGCGTGTTGACGGCGGTGGGTGCCTTGCAGTATCTGGGATACCTCGCGCTGGTCAGCCAAAACATGTACCAGGCCATCGGCCCCACCTGGTCGAATATCATCGTCGGCATTCTTTCCGCCATCGTGGACAATATTCCCGTCATGTTCGCGGTCCTCAAGATGGACCCGGCAATGGGACTGGACCAGTGGCTGCTGATCACGCTGACCACGGGTACCGGCGGCAGCCTGCTGTCGATCGGGTCCGCCGCCGGTGTGGCGGTCATGGGTGTGGACCGGGCCAACTACACCTTCATCAGCCATCTGAAATGGTCGTGGACCATCGCCCTGGGCTACGCCGCCAGCCTCGTCACCTGGTATCTGGTGACCGGCTCCCTGCGTTGA
- the smpB gene encoding SsrA-binding protein SmpB gives MTDNNIKIVCQNKKARHDYFIEETMEAGIALMGTEVKALRESRASLLDAYAWVERNEVYLYNCHISPYTPATQFNHDPMRKRKLLLHRKEINRLIGASQEKGCSLIPLKIYFKGGIAKVELSIAKGKKQHDKRETIKKRDADREIRKAMKGDLK, from the coding sequence ATGACCGACAACAATATCAAAATCGTCTGCCAGAACAAAAAAGCCCGCCACGATTATTTCATCGAGGAAACCATGGAGGCGGGCATCGCGCTGATGGGTACGGAGGTGAAAGCCCTTCGTGAGAGCCGCGCCAGCCTGCTGGACGCCTACGCCTGGGTCGAACGCAACGAGGTGTATCTGTACAACTGCCACATCAGCCCGTACACGCCGGCGACACAATTCAACCACGACCCGATGCGCAAACGCAAGCTGCTGCTGCACCGGAAAGAAATCAATCGCCTCATCGGCGCCAGCCAGGAAAAAGGATGCAGCCTGATTCCGCTCAAGATTTACTTCAAAGGGGGCATCGCCAAGGTGGAGCTGTCCATCGCCAAAGGCAAAAAACAGCACGACAAGCGCGAAACCATCAAGAAACGCGACGCCGACCGCGAAATCCGCAAGGCCATGAAGGGCGACCTCAAGTGA
- a CDS encoding polyprenyl synthetase family protein produces MPAEDYLAECKEIIDEAIPLFLPDADTYPVSIHESMHYSLSAGGKRLRPTLLIAAAEAVGGDRNHVLPFAVAAEFLHTYTLIHDDLPALDNDSLRRGKPTNHKVFGEAIAILAGDALLTQAFVLMTNAFLMEAVPHENILRASHEMAQALGSTGVIGGQVVDLESEGKPIEASTLEYIHIYKTGFFFKSCVRVGAILGRADGKQLGALSRFGAHIGLAFQIIDDILDIVGDKATLGKDVGSDVSKNKATYPALFGLEESRKKADSLVEEAISSLGDFDERANPLREIARFFVQRSF; encoded by the coding sequence TTGCCCGCCGAAGATTATTTAGCCGAATGCAAGGAAATTATCGATGAGGCGATTCCCTTATTTCTTCCGGACGCAGACACATATCCGGTAAGCATCCATGAGTCGATGCACTACAGCCTGTCCGCTGGGGGGAAACGGCTGAGGCCCACCTTATTGATTGCCGCAGCGGAAGCGGTGGGTGGCGACCGCAATCATGTGCTTCCTTTTGCGGTGGCGGCGGAGTTCCTCCATACGTACACGCTGATTCACGACGACCTTCCTGCGCTCGACAACGACAGCCTGCGGCGGGGAAAGCCGACGAACCACAAGGTGTTTGGGGAAGCCATCGCCATTCTGGCGGGGGATGCGCTGCTCACCCAGGCGTTTGTGCTGATGACCAATGCCTTTTTGATGGAGGCGGTCCCACACGAGAACATCCTTCGCGCATCCCACGAAATGGCTCAGGCGCTGGGTTCGACCGGGGTGATCGGTGGCCAGGTTGTGGACCTGGAATCGGAAGGGAAGCCCATTGAAGCTTCCACGCTGGAATACATTCATATTTACAAAACGGGCTTCTTTTTCAAATCCTGTGTCCGGGTCGGCGCGATCCTGGGCCGGGCGGATGGAAAGCAATTGGGAGCTCTGTCCCGGTTCGGGGCACATATTGGTTTGGCCTTTCAAATTATAGATGATATCCTCGATATCGTCGGTGACAAGGCAACACTGGGTAAGGATGTCGGCAGCGATGTCAGTAAAAACAAGGCAACGTATCCGGCTTTGTTCGGCTTGGAGGAATCCAGGAAAAAAGCCGACAGTTTGGTGGAGGAGGCCATCAGCAGTTTGGGTGATTTTGATGAACGCGCTAATCCTCTCCGGGAAATCGCCCGCTTTTTTGTTCAACGGAGTTTTTAA
- a CDS encoding DMT family transporter, producing MPGTDYTRGIFFALSTAVLWGLLPVFMKIALQDFSPGSIVWFRFVFAFLALWLFLRVKRQPPERILTRPPLFGILAGLCLSGNYYYFLRGISASSPSNAAVLIQIAPVMVVLIGVAVFKERFSRQQAGGLGIAVLGFLLFFSDQQSQATDLGLYTAANGFVLIAGALWAAYMTFQKSLAPQYAAQQLNLLVYGVAGVVLVSTVSWEDYSGAGVVAWGLLVFLGINTLLAYGFLAEAIKHIPLWLISVIVTLNPFITLVVMEALPHLIPGLVEPERIGLLGYLGAATAIGGVILVILRREAGAEPPVVGPRGSD from the coding sequence ATGCCCGGAACCGATTACACGCGCGGGATCTTTTTTGCCCTGAGCACAGCGGTGTTGTGGGGCCTGTTGCCGGTTTTCATGAAAATCGCGTTGCAGGATTTTTCTCCCGGCTCGATCGTCTGGTTCCGCTTTGTGTTTGCCTTCCTGGCGCTGTGGTTGTTTCTGCGCGTCAAACGCCAACCTCCGGAACGCATCCTCACCCGGCCGCCTTTGTTTGGAATCCTTGCGGGCCTGTGCCTGTCCGGAAACTACTATTATTTTCTGCGCGGCATCAGCGCCAGCTCCCCGTCCAACGCGGCGGTGCTCATCCAGATTGCGCCGGTGATGGTGGTGTTGATCGGCGTCGCCGTGTTCAAGGAACGGTTCTCGCGCCAGCAGGCGGGCGGACTGGGCATTGCCGTCTTGGGCTTCCTTTTGTTTTTCAGCGACCAGCAGTCGCAGGCGACGGACCTCGGCCTCTATACCGCGGCCAATGGTTTCGTGCTGATCGCCGGGGCGTTGTGGGCGGCGTACATGACTTTCCAGAAGTCGCTGGCGCCGCAATACGCGGCACAGCAGTTGAACCTGTTGGTGTATGGCGTCGCCGGAGTGGTGCTGGTCAGCACGGTGAGTTGGGAGGATTACAGCGGAGCCGGTGTGGTGGCGTGGGGGCTTTTGGTTTTTCTCGGCATCAACACGTTGTTGGCCTACGGTTTTCTGGCGGAAGCGATCAAACACATTCCATTGTGGTTGATCAGCGTGATCGTCACTCTCAACCCGTTCATCACGCTGGTCGTGATGGAGGCACTCCCCCATCTCATTCCAGGGCTGGTGGAGCCGGAACGGATCGGCCTGCTGGGTTACCTGGGCGCGGCGACCGCCATCGGCGGGGTCATTCTGGTGATCCTGCGAAGAGAGGCCGGAGCCGAACCTCCGGTTGTCGGGCCACGCGGTTCCGATTGA